Proteins encoded together in one Caldicellulosiruptor saccharolyticus DSM 8903 window:
- a CDS encoding glycoside hydrolase family 130 protein, which produces MDIKIIGQSLPNMPWEERPKDCKDIVWRSKHNPIIKRNQAKDANSIFNSAVVPFKDGFAGVFRVDDRARRMNIRRGFSKDGYNWEIDDEPIDFIQQTRDPLVSEYKYDPRVTFIEDRYYITWCNGYHGPTIGVGYTFDFEKFYQIENAFLPYNRNGVLFPRRINGKYAMLSRPSDTGHTPFGDIFYSESPDMIHWGCHRHVMSAGYTPWQSLKIGAGPTPIETSEGWLLIYHGVLLSCNGYVYSFGAALLDLEKPWIVKARSKSYLLSPQEYYECVGDVPNVAFPCAALCDASTGRLAIYYGGADTVVNLAFAYVQDIIELLMGESQE; this is translated from the coding sequence ATGGATATTAAAATTATTGGGCAATCACTTCCAAACATGCCTTGGGAAGAAAGACCTAAAGACTGCAAGGACATTGTATGGAGGTCTAAACACAACCCAATTATCAAGAGAAATCAGGCAAAAGATGCAAACAGCATCTTCAACAGCGCAGTTGTTCCATTCAAAGATGGTTTTGCAGGAGTTTTTAGAGTAGATGATAGGGCAAGAAGAATGAACATAAGACGTGGTTTTAGCAAGGATGGTTATAACTGGGAAATTGATGATGAGCCAATAGATTTCATCCAGCAGACCAGAGACCCACTTGTAAGTGAGTACAAATACGACCCACGAGTAACTTTCATAGAGGATAGATACTATATCACATGGTGTAATGGCTATCATGGACCGACAATTGGTGTTGGCTATACATTCGACTTTGAAAAATTTTATCAGATTGAAAATGCGTTTTTACCATACAACAGAAACGGTGTACTTTTCCCAAGGAGAATAAACGGCAAATACGCTATGCTATCCCGCCCATCAGATACGGGGCACACACCATTTGGTGATATATTCTACAGCGAAAGCCCTGATATGATTCACTGGGGCTGCCACAGACATGTAATGTCAGCAGGCTATACTCCATGGCAGTCGCTCAAAATAGGGGCAGGGCCAACACCAATTGAGACAAGCGAAGGCTGGCTTTTGATTTATCACGGAGTGCTACTTTCTTGCAACGGGTATGTATATAGCTTTGGTGCAGCACTTTTGGACTTAGAAAAACCATGGATTGTAAAGGCAAGGTCAAAATCTTATCTTCTTTCACCACAGGAGTACTATGAATGCGTGGGTGACGTTCCAAATGTAGCATTTCCATGCGCAGCACTCTGTGACGCAAGCACAGGAAGACTTGCAATATACTATGGAGGCGCTGACACTGTTGTAAACCTTGCTTTTGCTTATGTTCAGGATATAATTGAACTTCTCATGGGAGAAAGTCAGGAATAG
- a CDS encoding ABC transporter substrate-binding protein, giving the protein MFKRRVALLVAIAFLMTIIVPGFLSAPTKAIAASKKPIVFKIYWGDSNAEPVDVWKTPIGKKVEQITGVRLQFEFIVGSDEETKAGIMLASGDLPDLINAHNVVNKFIEAGALVPLDDYIAKYGKNIKKWYDSKALKKLKYPKDGHIYFLTPFREESDPLYSFAGFWLPIYVLKENKWPVVRDIDTYFKIVKDAVKKHPTYNGKPTIGFTALTDSWRIYVLMQQPLRLEGYPNDGGWLIDEKTGVVKDSYTMPYAKTYYKILNQMWNEGLLDKEMFSQNYDQYLAKISSGRVVGFYDERWQIQSAIDSLEKQKLYDRIPIAMPVLKKGVKRDKYNVVTMGTGAGISITKKCKDPVAAFKFLDRMAQEDILKLINWGIQGQDYYVKNGKMYKTAQQIQNYMNPDYRKKQGIGGNIWFAFPRPPFDWTYSDKSGKISWDYSDQALEQRYKPYEKEVLKAYKIKSFKDLFSPTWNSPYGYGWDIKLPDDLQAIQNQADDLQRRYITKAIMAKPGEYDKIWNEYLSKMKKIPIKKVIDFRQKEIQRRLKEWN; this is encoded by the coding sequence ATGTTTAAAAGAAGAGTTGCTTTATTGGTTGCTATTGCCTTTTTAATGACCATCATTGTTCCAGGGTTTTTAAGTGCTCCAACAAAGGCAATAGCAGCATCCAAAAAACCAATAGTTTTTAAGATTTACTGGGGAGATTCTAACGCAGAGCCAGTTGATGTGTGGAAGACACCGATTGGTAAAAAGGTTGAACAGATCACAGGTGTACGGCTCCAGTTTGAGTTTATTGTTGGCAGTGACGAGGAAACAAAGGCAGGTATCATGCTTGCAAGTGGCGACTTGCCGGATTTGATCAACGCACACAATGTTGTAAACAAGTTTATTGAAGCAGGAGCTTTAGTTCCGCTGGATGATTACATTGCTAAGTACGGCAAGAACATCAAGAAATGGTATGACTCAAAAGCTCTTAAAAAACTCAAATATCCAAAAGATGGACACATTTATTTTCTCACACCTTTCAGAGAAGAGTCTGATCCGCTGTATTCATTTGCTGGTTTTTGGCTGCCTATATACGTTCTGAAAGAGAACAAATGGCCAGTTGTAAGAGATATTGACACATATTTCAAGATCGTAAAAGACGCTGTCAAGAAACATCCAACATACAATGGAAAGCCAACGATAGGTTTTACAGCGCTGACTGACAGCTGGAGAATTTATGTACTGATGCAACAGCCGCTGAGGCTTGAAGGCTATCCAAACGATGGTGGCTGGCTGATCGACGAAAAGACTGGAGTTGTAAAAGACAGCTATACAATGCCATATGCAAAGACATATTACAAGATACTCAACCAAATGTGGAACGAAGGTCTTCTTGACAAAGAAATGTTCTCACAAAACTATGACCAGTACTTAGCAAAGATTTCGTCAGGTAGGGTTGTTGGTTTTTACGATGAAAGATGGCAGATTCAATCAGCTATTGATTCTCTTGAGAAACAAAAACTCTATGACAGAATTCCAATCGCAATGCCAGTTTTGAAAAAAGGTGTGAAGAGAGACAAATACAACGTTGTCACAATGGGAACAGGTGCGGGTATTTCAATTACAAAGAAGTGCAAAGACCCGGTTGCAGCGTTCAAGTTCTTGGACAGAATGGCACAGGAAGACATCTTGAAACTTATCAACTGGGGTATCCAGGGCCAGGACTACTATGTGAAGAATGGAAAGATGTACAAGACTGCACAGCAGATTCAAAACTACATGAACCCAGATTACAGAAAGAAACAAGGCATTGGCGGAAATATCTGGTTTGCATTCCCAAGACCACCGTTTGATTGGACATATTCAGACAAGAGCGGAAAGATTTCTTGGGACTATTCAGACCAGGCATTAGAGCAAAGGTACAAACCATATGAAAAGGAAGTTTTGAAAGCTTATAAGATTAAGTCGTTCAAAGACTTGTTCTCACCAACGTGGAACTCACCGTATGGATATGGTTGGGATATCAAGCTTCCAGACGATCTGCAGGCAATCCAGAACCAAGCTGATGACCTGCAAAGAAGATACATCACAAAAGCTATAATGGCAAAACCAGGTGAGTACGATAAGATATGGAATGAATACCTAAGCAAGATGAAGAAGATTCCTATCAAGAAGGTAATTGACTTTAGACAAAAGGAGATTCAGAGAAGACTCAAAGAGTGGAACTAA
- a CDS encoding ABC transporter permease has translation MQSSKKGFFSTIYNQRQLIVLTFPFLIMVLIFNYFPLWGWLLAFKDYKPYLGFQKSEWVGFKNFVDLFSDVYFFQALRNTLVISCLKLIFNFLSSITFAILLNEVKNMLFKRTVQTISYLPHFVSWVVAANIIYTVLSPDYGIINELLVKLHILKEPVNFLGEPQYFWFIAPITEVWKEMGWNAIIYLAAMTNIDPQLYEAASIDGAGRLKRIWYITLPGILPTVKILLIMNVGWILNAGFEQMYLLQRPSTLDYSDILETYILRYGIGSGRWSYATAAGIFNSVVSLILVTTANKIASKIGEGERVF, from the coding sequence ATGCAGTCATCTAAGAAAGGATTCTTTTCAACAATCTACAACCAACGCCAGCTAATTGTTTTAACATTTCCTTTTTTGATTATGGTACTGATCTTTAACTACTTTCCCCTGTGGGGCTGGCTTTTAGCATTTAAAGATTACAAACCATACCTTGGTTTTCAAAAGTCAGAGTGGGTTGGATTTAAAAACTTTGTAGACCTGTTTTCAGATGTTTATTTTTTCCAGGCGCTTAGAAATACCCTGGTCATAAGCTGTTTGAAACTCATATTCAACTTTTTGTCATCCATTACCTTTGCCATACTTTTGAATGAGGTAAAAAACATGTTATTTAAAAGGACAGTGCAGACAATTTCCTATCTTCCACACTTTGTTTCATGGGTTGTTGCAGCAAACATTATATACACAGTACTTTCACCTGACTATGGAATAATAAACGAGCTTCTTGTCAAATTACATATTCTAAAAGAGCCAGTTAACTTTTTAGGCGAACCTCAATATTTCTGGTTCATAGCACCAATTACTGAGGTTTGGAAAGAGATGGGTTGGAACGCAATTATATACTTAGCAGCAATGACAAATATCGACCCGCAACTTTATGAGGCTGCAAGCATAGACGGTGCAGGCAGGCTAAAGAGAATATGGTATATAACCTTGCCAGGTATTCTACCCACAGTCAAGATTCTTCTTATCATGAACGTTGGGTGGATTTTGAACGCTGGGTTTGAACAGATGTACCTTTTGCAAAGACCATCAACCTTGGACTATTCGGATATCCTTGAGACGTACATCTTAAGATATGGTATTGGAAGTGGAAGATGGTCATATGCAACAGCAGCTGGTATTTTCAACTCAGTTGTGAGCTTGATTCTGGTTACAACCGCAAACAAGATAGCATCTAAGATTGGTGAAGGTGAAAGGGTATTTTAA
- a CDS encoding carbohydrate ABC transporter permease: MQMSAKYRTTEDLIIDIVVYTVMIIVMIATLYPFWNILAISLNDALDSIRGGIYLWPRKFTLNNYRVILSNPDIYHATLISVLRAVIGSITNVLSCLMVAYGISRKDYIFRKFISRVIVFTMYFSGGLIPTYLLMKNLHLVGTFWVYILPGMVSAFNIIVIRSYIDGLPQSLIESAKIDGASEYRILFQIIMPLCLPVLATVTLWVAVGQWNAWFDTFLYNSGKPELSTLQFELQKILQSVQSASTNPDFSASLTSSGRTVTPTAIRATMTIVATVPILFVYPFLQRYFIHGLTIGSIKE; the protein is encoded by the coding sequence GTGCAAATGTCAGCAAAGTATAGGACAACAGAGGATTTGATCATTGACATTGTGGTATATACAGTCATGATAATCGTGATGATTGCTACTTTATATCCTTTTTGGAATATACTTGCGATTTCTCTTAACGATGCGCTTGACTCCATAAGAGGTGGAATATATCTGTGGCCAAGAAAATTTACACTTAACAACTATAGAGTCATCCTCAGCAATCCTGACATATACCATGCAACGCTTATATCAGTTTTGAGGGCTGTCATAGGGAGCATCACAAATGTTCTTTCATGTTTGATGGTTGCGTATGGAATTAGCCGAAAGGACTATATATTCAGAAAGTTTATATCCAGAGTTATAGTGTTTACAATGTATTTTAGCGGCGGTCTTATTCCCACATACCTTCTTATGAAAAATCTTCATCTTGTTGGAACGTTCTGGGTGTACATTTTGCCTGGTATGGTAAGCGCGTTCAATATAATTGTGATAAGAAGCTATATAGACGGGCTTCCTCAAAGTCTTATTGAGTCAGCAAAGATTGACGGTGCGAGCGAATACAGGATACTGTTTCAGATAATTATGCCGCTTTGCCTTCCTGTTTTGGCAACTGTGACACTTTGGGTTGCGGTTGGTCAGTGGAATGCATGGTTTGACACATTCCTGTATAACTCCGGTAAGCCAGAACTTTCAACCTTGCAATTTGAGCTTCAAAAGATATTACAGTCTGTTCAATCTGCATCAACAAACCCCGACTTTTCAGCATCACTTACATCTTCTGGTAGGACTGTGACACCAACTGCTATCCGTGCAACCATGACAATCGTTGCAACAGTACCCATACTTTTTGTATATCCATTCCTGCAAAGATATTTTATTCATGGTCTTACAATTGGTAGTATAAAAGAGTAA
- a CDS encoding sensor histidine kinase, translating into MGKIVKILNNIPLFKKIFSIFFIFVFIPLLILSSQFISQIDFYINDKLHSQLENASNMTISNFKKAIELAINLAYTIYSDPRVIETVNTRYLSVEEFYDAYEKNIKPILQNARILYPQISQITIYCDNPTILNADGLAFLTEEYKKFFQKGEKKGKNLYVLSGLENEKPYVSIVLNLNFYEQYVPKYQHSTIKKFLRIDLNRVYLNSILSTFKDGHIFIADEEDTVYFSDLLYYNQIGRLSDLLKEEKNQTIVFEKLLSTEIPYFENWRYIVTTNNSGISKRLFEHQRNYLAIVVLCFVLAFFALFLIVNSVVSRLSVLARHIKKARKQQFESINIEAGKDEIGQVIEEFNIMAQKIKELLEKEIKYELRQKELALEKKQAEINALQSQINPHFLFNTLETIRMRSMLKKEYETANAIKLLAKLLKRSIRWEKDLITIEEEVSAIYDYLEIQKYRFGEKLKFEIDVEEGVKSTKIPKMTIQPLVENACVHGIENSKGEGRIVVKVFKEGDMIVIRVEDSGKGLEDEKLEQLLRAIKGLSSDKASSVGLKNVFRRLELFYDKDFSFEIFRGELGGLKVVIKIPNKRDFEDAVQSVDS; encoded by the coding sequence ATGGGCAAAATTGTTAAAATTTTGAACAATATTCCGCTGTTTAAGAAGATATTTTCCATATTTTTTATATTTGTATTTATTCCACTTTTGATTTTGAGCAGCCAATTTATCTCGCAGATTGATTTTTATATAAACGATAAGCTCCACAGCCAGCTTGAAAATGCATCAAATATGACAATTTCGAATTTCAAGAAAGCTATTGAGCTTGCAATCAATCTTGCGTATACCATATATTCGGACCCGAGAGTAATTGAGACTGTAAATACCCGGTACTTGTCTGTTGAGGAGTTTTATGATGCGTACGAGAAGAACATAAAACCCATACTTCAAAACGCAAGAATACTTTATCCGCAAATTTCGCAAATAACAATATACTGTGACAATCCTACCATACTTAATGCCGATGGGCTTGCGTTTTTGACAGAGGAATATAAAAAGTTTTTTCAAAAAGGAGAAAAAAAGGGTAAAAATCTCTATGTACTAAGTGGTCTTGAAAATGAAAAGCCGTATGTTTCTATTGTGCTAAATCTCAACTTTTATGAACAGTATGTTCCAAAATACCAGCACAGTACAATTAAAAAGTTTTTAAGAATTGACCTGAACAGAGTGTATCTTAACAGTATTTTGAGCACCTTTAAAGATGGTCACATATTTATAGCAGATGAAGAAGACACAGTATATTTTAGTGATCTTTTGTATTACAATCAGATTGGAAGACTCAGCGACCTTTTGAAGGAAGAGAAAAATCAAACCATTGTGTTTGAAAAGCTTCTATCAACAGAGATTCCTTACTTTGAAAACTGGAGATACATTGTTACAACCAACAATAGTGGAATATCAAAGAGGCTATTTGAACATCAGAGAAATTACCTTGCAATTGTGGTTTTGTGTTTTGTACTTGCGTTTTTTGCACTTTTTTTAATAGTAAATTCGGTGGTAAGTAGACTTTCGGTTTTAGCAAGACACATAAAAAAGGCAAGAAAACAGCAGTTTGAAAGTATCAATATTGAAGCTGGCAAAGATGAGATAGGCCAGGTCATAGAAGAGTTCAATATCATGGCACAAAAGATAAAAGAGCTTCTTGAAAAGGAAATAAAATATGAGCTAAGACAAAAAGAACTGGCGCTGGAGAAAAAACAGGCAGAGATAAATGCGCTTCAGAGCCAGATAAATCCTCATTTTCTTTTTAACACCTTAGAGACAATCCGCATGAGAAGTATGCTCAAAAAAGAGTATGAGACAGCAAATGCCATAAAACTTCTTGCAAAGCTTTTAAAACGAAGCATAAGGTGGGAAAAAGATCTCATAACCATTGAAGAGGAAGTTTCGGCTATTTATGACTACCTTGAGATACAAAAGTACAGGTTTGGGGAAAAGCTGAAATTTGAGATTGATGTAGAAGAAGGTGTAAAATCAACAAAGATACCAAAGATGACCATACAACCTCTTGTTGAGAACGCATGTGTTCATGGGATAGAAAACAGCAAAGGTGAAGGAAGGATTGTGGTCAAGGTTTTCAAAGAAGGTGATATGATAGTAATACGTGTTGAGGACAGCGGCAAAGGCTTAGAAGATGAAAAGTTAGAGCAGCTCTTGCGGGCTATAAAAGGACTTTCATCTGACAAGGCAAGCAGTGTGGGGCTTAAAAATGTTTTTAGAAGACTTGAGCTGTTTTATGACAAAGATTTTAGCTTTGAGATATTTAGAGGCGAGCTTGGGGGATTAAAAGTTGTGATAAAAATACCGAACAAGAGGGACTTTGAAGATGCTGTACAAAGTGTTGATAGTTGA
- a CDS encoding response regulator transcription factor, which yields MLYKVLIVEDEVFMREGLKNIIDWRSLGFEIVGEAEDGVTAFEFLKKMQVDVLISDIKIPLLSGLDLIEKVKKELKNPPEVIIISGYADFEYAKKAIQHGVVNYILKPIEEEELVDTLLKIKSKLKKRELIKEGESLLALERSFKETIESSNIKIENGVYVGIVYFKEMSSWLSLFLDERIENILSRINGCFEQLKKEGLMYEFSEIEGKYYVVATSEEDIKKAYQSIRKMVDFATEIVFAFSRKISKWTQFFDAIYEAAYSLNFALFYNQTGITFYSSSLPNSKELLYSKEYDKKLILAIEEEDSQSLQKIIKEMMEDIKEGRYQLDFLRTYLSFVVVSISSYFSRIGLNLEDEIEYFSSLRLEFSNIEEIEKSILKFCEGILNKFRQWKTSLSNGIMSELEKYIKENYNKNLTLKSVAQKFYLNPVYLGQLFKKHYGVYFNSYLQKIRVEEAKRLLMSTNMKIYEISQAVGYNDTDYFIQCFTKFCNMTPNQFRKKYRKV from the coding sequence ATGCTGTACAAAGTGTTGATAGTTGAAGATGAGGTATTTATGAGAGAAGGCCTGAAAAACATAATTGACTGGAGATCGCTTGGGTTTGAGATAGTGGGCGAGGCAGAAGACGGAGTTACTGCCTTTGAATTTTTGAAAAAGATGCAGGTTGACGTGCTCATCAGCGACATCAAGATTCCGCTTTTAAGTGGCCTTGACCTTATAGAGAAGGTAAAAAAGGAGCTAAAAAACCCGCCTGAAGTGATAATCATCAGCGGGTATGCAGATTTTGAGTATGCAAAAAAAGCTATCCAGCATGGTGTTGTCAATTATATATTAAAGCCCATTGAAGAAGAGGAGCTTGTTGACACGCTTCTTAAAATAAAGTCAAAACTTAAAAAAAGGGAGTTAATTAAAGAAGGCGAGAGCCTGCTTGCACTTGAGAGAAGCTTTAAAGAAACGATAGAAAGTAGCAACATTAAGATAGAAAATGGAGTTTATGTTGGAATAGTCTATTTTAAAGAAATGTCGAGCTGGCTAAGTCTCTTTCTTGATGAGAGAATAGAAAATATATTGTCAAGGATAAATGGGTGTTTTGAGCAGCTAAAAAAAGAAGGACTTATGTATGAATTTTCAGAGATTGAAGGCAAGTACTACGTAGTTGCAACATCTGAAGAGGACATAAAAAAGGCATATCAGAGCATAAGAAAGATGGTGGACTTTGCAACAGAGATTGTGTTTGCTTTTTCAAGAAAGATTTCAAAATGGACTCAATTTTTTGATGCCATTTACGAGGCAGCATACTCTTTAAACTTTGCACTTTTTTACAACCAGACAGGAATTACATTTTATAGTAGCAGTCTGCCCAATTCAAAAGAGCTTTTGTACTCAAAGGAATATGACAAAAAACTCATTTTGGCTATCGAAGAAGAAGATAGCCAGAGTCTACAAAAGATAATTAAAGAAATGATGGAGGATATTAAAGAAGGAAGGTATCAGCTTGACTTTTTGAGGACGTATTTGAGCTTTGTTGTTGTATCGATAAGCTCTTATTTTAGCAGGATAGGACTAAATTTAGAAGATGAGATAGAGTACTTTTCAAGCTTGAGGCTTGAATTTTCAAACATTGAGGAGATAGAAAAAAGCATATTAAAGTTTTGCGAAGGGATACTAAACAAGTTCAGACAGTGGAAAACAAGCCTATCTAACGGTATCATGAGTGAGCTTGAAAAGTATATAAAGGAAAACTATAACAAGAACCTGACACTAAAATCTGTTGCGCAAAAGTTTTATCTAAATCCTGTTTACTTGGGTCAGCTTTTCAAAAAGCATTATGGGGTGTATTTCAACTCTTATTTGCAAAAGATACGAGTTGAAGAGGCAAAAAGGCTTTTGATGTCCACCAATATGAAGATATACGAAATTTCACAGGCAGTTGGGTACAACGACACAGACTATTTTATCCAGTGCTTTACAAAATTTTGCAATATGACGCCCAACCAGTTTAGAAAAAAGTACAGAAAAGTATAA
- the metE gene encoding 5-methyltetrahydropteroyltriglutamate--homocysteine S-methyltransferase — translation MISVVGFPRIGQNRELKKWVESYLDKKLSKEELIQNSKNLKKTHWQLQKEYSVDLIPSNDFSFYDTFLDHAMLVGSIPEEYKAVFSDDLELYFALAKGYQDQNIDLKALPMKKWFFTNYHYLVPEITDNTKFELSSTKPFDEFVEALSAGIKTKPVIIGALTFLKLSKKSNVDIYDKSFWEKLLEVYIQILKRFEELGAEFVQIDEPILVTDLSTKDIEFFDSFYRSLLLHKGKLKVILQTYFGDVRDCFEKIILLSFDAIGLDFVDGKFNLELIKKFGFPQEKFLVAGVVNGRNVFKNNYKNTLELLNMLSSFVDKKNIVISTSCSLLFVPYSLKFETNLDSNKKKFLAFAEEKLKELSELKLLFSQENFTTNNIYFQNIQLFEEMEKNKLSDVSTAVNNLTDDDFERKPCFEERIKLQKEVLNLPQLPTTTIGSFPQTQDVRSARSKLKKGEITFEEYESFIKSKIERVIKLQEEIGLDVFVHGEYERNDMVEFFGENLEGFLITQNGWVQSYGTRCVKPPIIFSDIKRKRPITVEYIKYAQSLTKKPVKGILTGPVTILNWSFVREDIPLKNVAFQLALAIKEEVLELEREGVKIIQIDEAALIEKLPLRRCQHSEYLSWAIKAFRLTCSKVKPQTQIHTHMCYSNFDELLDEIAKMDVDVITFEAAKSDFTLLDSINKSSLKAEVGPGVFDVHSPRIVSKEEMKKLILKMIEKVGKDRLWVNPDCGLKTRKEEEVLPTLQNMVLAVWEVRNNL, via the coding sequence ATGATTTCAGTTGTCGGTTTTCCAAGAATAGGACAAAATAGAGAGCTTAAAAAATGGGTTGAGAGCTATCTGGACAAAAAGCTTTCAAAAGAAGAGCTCATTCAAAACTCAAAAAACTTGAAAAAGACTCACTGGCAACTTCAAAAAGAATATAGTGTTGACCTGATACCATCAAATGATTTTTCGTTTTATGATACCTTTTTAGACCATGCAATGCTTGTAGGCTCAATACCTGAGGAATACAAGGCGGTTTTCTCAGATGATCTCGAGCTCTACTTTGCGCTTGCAAAGGGATATCAAGACCAAAACATCGACCTTAAAGCTTTGCCTATGAAAAAGTGGTTCTTTACAAACTACCACTATCTTGTGCCTGAAATCACTGATAACACCAAATTTGAGCTTTCATCAACAAAACCTTTTGACGAATTTGTTGAAGCACTTTCAGCTGGAATCAAGACAAAACCTGTAATAATTGGTGCTCTGACATTCTTAAAACTCTCAAAAAAATCAAATGTTGATATCTACGATAAATCCTTCTGGGAAAAGCTGCTTGAGGTATATATTCAAATACTGAAAAGGTTTGAAGAGCTTGGAGCTGAGTTTGTTCAGATAGATGAGCCAATACTTGTAACAGACTTGAGTACAAAAGACATAGAGTTTTTTGATAGTTTCTACCGTAGCCTTCTCCTTCATAAAGGAAAGCTAAAGGTAATTCTTCAGACCTATTTTGGAGATGTGAGAGACTGCTTTGAAAAGATAATTCTGCTTAGCTTTGACGCAATCGGACTTGACTTTGTTGATGGAAAGTTCAATTTAGAGCTCATTAAAAAATTTGGTTTCCCACAGGAAAAGTTCTTGGTTGCTGGAGTTGTAAACGGCAGAAATGTGTTTAAAAACAACTACAAAAATACGCTTGAGCTTTTAAATATGCTCTCCTCCTTTGTTGACAAGAAAAACATTGTAATTTCAACATCATGTTCTTTGCTCTTTGTGCCATACTCTTTAAAGTTTGAAACAAATCTTGACAGCAATAAAAAGAAATTTTTAGCATTTGCCGAAGAGAAGCTAAAAGAGCTGTCTGAGCTAAAGCTCTTGTTCTCACAAGAAAACTTTACTACAAACAATATCTATTTTCAAAACATTCAGCTTTTTGAAGAGATGGAGAAAAATAAGCTATCAGATGTCAGCACAGCTGTAAATAATCTTACAGACGATGACTTTGAAAGAAAACCGTGTTTTGAAGAGAGAATCAAGCTTCAAAAAGAGGTTTTGAATTTGCCACAGCTTCCGACAACAACAATTGGGTCATTCCCACAAACCCAAGATGTAAGGTCCGCTCGAAGCAAACTCAAAAAAGGTGAGATAACATTTGAAGAATATGAAAGCTTTATAAAATCCAAAATTGAAAGGGTAATAAAGCTTCAGGAAGAAATCGGGCTTGATGTGTTCGTCCATGGCGAATATGAGAGAAATGACATGGTAGAGTTTTTTGGTGAAAATTTAGAAGGGTTTTTAATTACTCAAAACGGCTGGGTTCAATCATACGGTACAAGATGCGTAAAACCACCAATTATATTCTCAGACATAAAGAGAAAAAGACCGATTACAGTTGAGTATATAAAATATGCACAGAGCCTAACAAAAAAACCTGTTAAGGGAATTTTGACAGGGCCTGTGACAATCCTTAACTGGTCGTTTGTGCGTGAAGACATACCATTAAAAAATGTTGCTTTTCAGCTTGCTCTTGCAATAAAAGAAGAGGTTTTGGAGCTTGAAAGAGAAGGTGTAAAAATTATTCAGATTGACGAGGCAGCACTGATTGAAAAGCTTCCGCTCAGGCGCTGCCAGCACAGTGAGTATCTATCATGGGCAATAAAGGCATTTAGGCTCACATGTTCAAAGGTAAAACCACAGACGCAAATCCACACGCATATGTGTTACAGCAACTTTGACGAGCTTTTAGACGAAATAGCAAAGATGGATGTGGACGTTATAACTTTTGAGGCAGCTAAATCTGATTTTACCTTGCTTGACAGCATAAACAAAAGCAGTTTAAAAGCAGAAGTAGGACCTGGTGTGTTTGATGTGCATTCACCTCGAATTGTATCAAAGGAAGAGATGAAAAAGCTCATTTTAAAGATGATAGAAAAGGTTGGGAAAGACAGGTTGTGGGTAAACCCTGACTGCGGTCTTAAAACCAGAAAAGAAGAAGAAGTTTTGCCTACCTTGCAAAACATGGTTCTGGCAGTGTGGGAAGTCAGAAATAACTTATAA
- a CDS encoding AbrB/MazE/SpoVT family DNA-binding domain-containing protein, which translates to MMIVEIKKKSQVTIPAQILKKLNLRVGDLLQIEEKDGRIILTPVVTIPKEQAWFYSEKWQREEATVEKEIQEGKLLVANSLEELFDDLGLNDE; encoded by the coding sequence ATGATGATAGTTGAAATAAAGAAAAAATCCCAGGTGACAATTCCAGCTCAAATTCTGAAGAAATTAAACCTGCGTGTAGGTGATTTATTACAAATAGAGGAGAAGGATGGTAGGATAATTTTAACGCCTGTAGTAACTATTCCGAAAGAGCAGGCGTGGTTTTACTCTGAGAAGTGGCAAAGAGAAGAAGCAACTGTAGAGAAGGAGATTCAGGAAGGCAAACTCTTGGTGGCTAATTCATTGGAAGAATTATTTGATGATTTGGGGTTGAATGATGAATGA